A genomic window from Cloacibacillus evryensis DSM 19522 includes:
- a CDS encoding histidine phosphatase family protein translates to MKKLKKDKTSIYLIRHGECAGNKENRIRGCMDFPLNENGVLQAHALAKAMKDKNIEYIYSSPLSRAMTTAGILGDALGLPYEGREGFCNIHLGPWENRKKAELAVEEPEKWQTWLDQPEELKIEGGETLDEVRDRALAELDRVIEEHRGCNIALVAHRGVLKPLMAGALGVSRPCYWRLHVDTASYSLLTFDSLHGYCLMGLNYTEHLAGLPIIQEFD, encoded by the coding sequence GTGAAGAAATTGAAGAAAGACAAGACCTCTATCTACCTCATCCGCCACGGCGAATGCGCCGGCAATAAAGAAAACCGCATACGCGGCTGTATGGATTTCCCTCTGAATGAAAACGGCGTGCTTCAGGCCCACGCGCTCGCGAAGGCAATGAAGGATAAAAACATAGAGTATATTTACTCAAGCCCGCTGTCACGCGCAATGACGACGGCGGGGATACTTGGCGACGCGCTGGGGCTCCCCTACGAGGGGCGCGAGGGCTTCTGCAACATCCACCTCGGACCGTGGGAGAACAGAAAGAAGGCCGAGCTCGCCGTCGAGGAGCCTGAGAAATGGCAGACCTGGCTGGATCAGCCGGAGGAGCTCAAGATAGAGGGCGGGGAGACCCTTGACGAGGTGCGCGACCGCGCGCTCGCCGAGCTCGACCGCGTCATCGAGGAGCACCGCGGCTGCAACATCGCGCTCGTGGCCCACCGCGGAGTGCTGAAACCGCTCATGGCCGGAGCGCTCGGCGTAAGCCGCCCCTGCTACTGGCGGCTCCACGTCGACACCGCCTCCTACAGCCTCCTCACATTCGACAGCCTGCACGGTTATTGCCTCATGGGGCTCAATTACACCGAACACCTCGCGGGCCTGCCGATCATCCAGGAGTTCGACTAA